In the Babylonia areolata isolate BAREFJ2019XMU chromosome 34, ASM4173473v1, whole genome shotgun sequence genome, one interval contains:
- the LOC143277469 gene encoding signal recognition particle receptor subunit alpha-like isoform X2 translates to MLDFFTIFSKGGIVLWCFQGTSQLFTPSVNALVKSVILQQRTGTDSFSHESLTLKYKLDNEFELVFVVGYQKILQLSYIDKFLTDIQLEFRNRYKDELLHGNLSGNFDFASSFHPLLRQREEESKQEARAPKKMRAFEDSQKSKKTVASMIENKKEEKPKQGNKGKENKTPKAASQSAAKKEAAAAAAKPTAASPTTNGGDSIDEETLRRNREAFFARGKKKTETTKSPEPSSTKKKGKLARVWDNEGRDTKTLDFSSAADAQAAQNGALEDSKTVPTEAERAQVGQMSGGLKDIESESSEEEEEEEATPAQKGSKKSGGGFGMFSMFKNLVGSKTLTADDLAPVLDKMKDHLIAKNVAADISVKLCESVAAKLEGKVLGTFGSVTTTVRNALHESCIQILSPQRRVDILRDAMECKQQRRPYVITFCGVNGVGKSTNLAKVCFWLVENGFRVLIAACDTFRAGAVEQLRTHVRKLNALHPAEQHGGQDSVQLYEKGYGKDAAGIAMEAINYARDCRFDVCLVDTAGRMQDNEPLMRALSKLIKVNQPDLVLFVGEALVGNEAVDQLTKFNQALADHSNATNPRLIDGIILTKFDTIDDKVGAAISMTYTTGQPIVFVGTGQTYTDIRNLNARAVVNALLKA, encoded by the exons ATGTTAGACTTTTTTACCATTTTCAGCAAGGGCGGAATCGTCCTCTGGTGTTTTCAGGGAACATCACAGCTGTTTACCCCTTCGGTGAACGCGCTTGTGAAATCTGTGATCCTCCAG CAACGCACAGGGACAGACTCCTTTTCCCATGAGTCTCTGACCCTGAAATACAAGCTGGACAATGAATTTGAGCTGGTGTTTGTG GTGGGCTACCAGAAAATACTACAGCTCTCCTACATAGACAAGTTCCTGACTGACATCCAGCTGGAGTTCCGCAACCGCTACAAAGACGAGCTGCTGCACGGCAACCTGTCTGGCAACTTTGACTTTGCCTCCTCCTTTCACCCCTTGCTGAGGCAGCGTGAGGAGGAGAGCAAGCAGGAAGCTCGAGCGCCAAA GAAAATGCGTGCCTTTGAAGACTCCCAAAAGTCCAAGAAGACGGTAGCTTCCATGATagagaacaagaaggaagagaaaCCAAAGCAGGGCAATAAGGGCAAGGAGAACAAAACGCCCAAag CTGCCAGTCAATCAGCAGCAAAgaaggaagcagcagcagcagcagcgaaacCAACGGCTGCCAGCCCCACCACCAATGGGGGAGATTCCATCGACGAAGAGACGCTGCGCAGAAACAGAGAGGCCTTCTTCGCCAGGGGGAAGAAAAAGACTGAGACGAC CAAAAGCCCCGAGCCCAGCAGCACGAAGAAGAAGGGCAAGCTGGCCCGTGTGTGGGACAATGAGGGGCGTGACACCAAGACCCTTGACTTCAGCAGTGCTGCCGATGCTCAGGCCGCCCAGAACGGGGCCCTGGAGGACTCCAAGACTGTGCCCACTGAGGCTGAG cggGCCCAAGTGGGTCAGATGTCAGGAGGTCTGAAGGACATTGAGTCCgagagcagtgaagaggaggaggaagaggaggcaactCCCGCTCAGAAAGGCAG caaGAAGTCTGGGGGAGGGTTTGGGATGTTCAGCATGTTCAAGAACCTGGTGGGATCCAAGACCCTGACGGCCGATGACCTGGCTCCAGTGCTGGACAAGATGAAGGATCACCTCatag ccaAGAATGTGGCAGCAGATATTTCGGTCAAGCTGTGTGAGTCCGTGGCTGCAAAACTGGAAGGGAAAGTCCTGGGAACTTTCGGCA GCGTGACGACGACGGTGCGTAACGCCCTGCATGAGTCGTGCATCCAGATCCTGTCCCCGCAGCGCCGTGTGGACATCCTGCGAGACGCCATGGAGTGCAAGCAGCAGCGACGGCCCTACGTCATCACCTTCTGCGGGGTCAACGGAGTCGGCAAGTCCACCAACCTCGCCAAG GTGTGTTTCTGGCTGGTGGAGAACGGCTTCCGTGTCCTGATCGCGGCGTGCGACACGTTCCGTGCCGGGGCGGTGGAACAGCTGAGGACGCATGTGAGGAAGCTGAACGCCCTTCACCCCGCCGAGCAACACGGGGGGCAGGACTCTGTGCAGCTGTATGAGAAAGGATACGGCAAAGATGCGGCCGGCATCGCCATGGAGGCCATCAACTATG CGCGTGACTGCCGCTTTGACGTGTGTCTGGTGGACACAGCAGGACGCATGCAGGACAACGAGCCACTCATGCGTGCCCTGTCCAAGCTGATCAAG GTGAACCAGCCAGACCTGGTGCTGTTTGTGGGCGAGGCCCTGGTGGGCAATGAGGCTGTGGACCAGCTGACCAAGTTCAACCAGGCCCTGGCCGACCACTCCAACGCCACCAACCCCCGCCTCATCGACGGCATCATCCTCACCAAGTTCGACACCATCGACGATAAG GTGGGCGCAGCCATCTCCATGACCTACACCACAGGTCAGCCCATCGTTTTCGTGGGCACGGGCCAGACGTACACTGACATCCGTAACCTGAACGCCCGTGCTGTGGTCAACGCTCTCCTGAAGGCCTGA
- the LOC143277469 gene encoding signal recognition particle receptor subunit alpha-like isoform X1, translated as MLDFFTIFSKGGIVLWCFQGTSQLFTPSVNALVKSVILQQRTGTDSFSHESLTLKYKLDNEFELVFVVGYQKILQLSYIDKFLTDIQLEFRNRYKDELLHGNLSGNFDFASSFHPLLRQREEESKQEARAPKKMRAFEDSQKSKKTVASMIENKKEEKPKQGNKGKENKTPKAASQSAAKKEAAAAAAKPTAASPTTNGGDSIDEETLRRNREAFFARGKKKTETTKSPEPSSTKKKGKLARVWDNEGRDTKTLDFSSAADAQAAQNGALEDSKTVPTEAERAQVGQMSGGLKDIESESSEEEEEEEATPAQKGSSKKSGGGFGMFSMFKNLVGSKTLTADDLAPVLDKMKDHLIAKNVAADISVKLCESVAAKLEGKVLGTFGSVTTTVRNALHESCIQILSPQRRVDILRDAMECKQQRRPYVITFCGVNGVGKSTNLAKVCFWLVENGFRVLIAACDTFRAGAVEQLRTHVRKLNALHPAEQHGGQDSVQLYEKGYGKDAAGIAMEAINYARDCRFDVCLVDTAGRMQDNEPLMRALSKLIKVNQPDLVLFVGEALVGNEAVDQLTKFNQALADHSNATNPRLIDGIILTKFDTIDDKVGAAISMTYTTGQPIVFVGTGQTYTDIRNLNARAVVNALLKA; from the exons ATGTTAGACTTTTTTACCATTTTCAGCAAGGGCGGAATCGTCCTCTGGTGTTTTCAGGGAACATCACAGCTGTTTACCCCTTCGGTGAACGCGCTTGTGAAATCTGTGATCCTCCAG CAACGCACAGGGACAGACTCCTTTTCCCATGAGTCTCTGACCCTGAAATACAAGCTGGACAATGAATTTGAGCTGGTGTTTGTG GTGGGCTACCAGAAAATACTACAGCTCTCCTACATAGACAAGTTCCTGACTGACATCCAGCTGGAGTTCCGCAACCGCTACAAAGACGAGCTGCTGCACGGCAACCTGTCTGGCAACTTTGACTTTGCCTCCTCCTTTCACCCCTTGCTGAGGCAGCGTGAGGAGGAGAGCAAGCAGGAAGCTCGAGCGCCAAA GAAAATGCGTGCCTTTGAAGACTCCCAAAAGTCCAAGAAGACGGTAGCTTCCATGATagagaacaagaaggaagagaaaCCAAAGCAGGGCAATAAGGGCAAGGAGAACAAAACGCCCAAag CTGCCAGTCAATCAGCAGCAAAgaaggaagcagcagcagcagcagcgaaacCAACGGCTGCCAGCCCCACCACCAATGGGGGAGATTCCATCGACGAAGAGACGCTGCGCAGAAACAGAGAGGCCTTCTTCGCCAGGGGGAAGAAAAAGACTGAGACGAC CAAAAGCCCCGAGCCCAGCAGCACGAAGAAGAAGGGCAAGCTGGCCCGTGTGTGGGACAATGAGGGGCGTGACACCAAGACCCTTGACTTCAGCAGTGCTGCCGATGCTCAGGCCGCCCAGAACGGGGCCCTGGAGGACTCCAAGACTGTGCCCACTGAGGCTGAG cggGCCCAAGTGGGTCAGATGTCAGGAGGTCTGAAGGACATTGAGTCCgagagcagtgaagaggaggaggaagaggaggcaactCCCGCTCAGAAAGGCAG cagcaaGAAGTCTGGGGGAGGGTTTGGGATGTTCAGCATGTTCAAGAACCTGGTGGGATCCAAGACCCTGACGGCCGATGACCTGGCTCCAGTGCTGGACAAGATGAAGGATCACCTCatag ccaAGAATGTGGCAGCAGATATTTCGGTCAAGCTGTGTGAGTCCGTGGCTGCAAAACTGGAAGGGAAAGTCCTGGGAACTTTCGGCA GCGTGACGACGACGGTGCGTAACGCCCTGCATGAGTCGTGCATCCAGATCCTGTCCCCGCAGCGCCGTGTGGACATCCTGCGAGACGCCATGGAGTGCAAGCAGCAGCGACGGCCCTACGTCATCACCTTCTGCGGGGTCAACGGAGTCGGCAAGTCCACCAACCTCGCCAAG GTGTGTTTCTGGCTGGTGGAGAACGGCTTCCGTGTCCTGATCGCGGCGTGCGACACGTTCCGTGCCGGGGCGGTGGAACAGCTGAGGACGCATGTGAGGAAGCTGAACGCCCTTCACCCCGCCGAGCAACACGGGGGGCAGGACTCTGTGCAGCTGTATGAGAAAGGATACGGCAAAGATGCGGCCGGCATCGCCATGGAGGCCATCAACTATG CGCGTGACTGCCGCTTTGACGTGTGTCTGGTGGACACAGCAGGACGCATGCAGGACAACGAGCCACTCATGCGTGCCCTGTCCAAGCTGATCAAG GTGAACCAGCCAGACCTGGTGCTGTTTGTGGGCGAGGCCCTGGTGGGCAATGAGGCTGTGGACCAGCTGACCAAGTTCAACCAGGCCCTGGCCGACCACTCCAACGCCACCAACCCCCGCCTCATCGACGGCATCATCCTCACCAAGTTCGACACCATCGACGATAAG GTGGGCGCAGCCATCTCCATGACCTACACCACAGGTCAGCCCATCGTTTTCGTGGGCACGGGCCAGACGTACACTGACATCCGTAACCTGAACGCCCGTGCTGTGGTCAACGCTCTCCTGAAGGCCTGA